From the Tachysurus fulvidraco isolate hzauxx_2018 chromosome 21, HZAU_PFXX_2.0, whole genome shotgun sequence genome, the window ACATCTTTTGCCTGAAGCAGTGGTTTTCAAAACTGGATCTGTTATCTTTTTGCTGTGATCTGTGTAGATCATCTAATAGTACTGATTGAGCCCCTATAAATAGGTATAACATGGTGTTGATTTCTCAAAGCTGACagttcagaaggtgttgattaaaatgttatttcGATGCAACAGCTTATTCACAGCGACTTGTGAGGCCGACACTTCCCAGGATCTAAACctcataaaaataatttaaaaaaaaaaactcttcttaTTTAGCAAAGAAAACCATGCACTCATTGACATGGTAAAGCTTCCTTTAAGATTTTGCTGTCGTTTTATGACATTTGCTGCAATTTTTCTTTAAATCCACAGTGCAACTTTGGGAGATTTTACTTGAATTTGGCAAAACTACGAGCGTTGGATTCTACTTTTAAACTCCCGACAGTGAAGACACACAAATGTAATTACTTTATTACGATTGCTGTGCTCGTGTTTGACGTACGTCAACTGAAAAGAGCTACGTTGTGATTTGTGTCTTGGCTCAAATATTCATCAAACTATCATCTCTATAACATATAATCataaattgctgtggtgtaagagaaataaaacatgagaaATAAGTAACTATTAATTATTagctattaaataattaactaaACAGCATTTTGTTTTGGGCCATGTCACACCACCCTTTTTTGGACAATTTTTAAGTGTTTCAttccttatttattcatttgaataCAAGACATTTCTCCCATAAATCCTATATTGTGATATTAGTAATATATGTTTTGTGCTCATATTCTTTCAGACTTTCGTTCATCCTTACAGAGCTCCTAAAACTGaggtacactacagtacagttcagtatAGTACACATCACCACATATTCTCAGTTGTATAGACAGACAGCACCGGGACTAACTGACAATCCGTAGATAACTGTCGACTTTTCTCATAGAGAATAAGCAAGGCTCTCGTTTTAAAGCAGGACGGAAAGCTCGTCGTGTGCTCAGAGCTCATGTCATTAATGCGGCACGTCACATTCACGCGCGATCCCACTTGCTGAGGAGTCTTTGGATTTTTCGATAGGCAGGAGGGGTGTCAACAAGCTCACTAACCGCAGGAACTCTCAACAACTGGAGCGACTGGAGCGCGACTGATAAGATTCTCTCACACGGCGCACCGTACTCCGTGGCAACTCCACCGGTCACCTGCCAATCGCAGTGAGCTTCACGGGCCCGACATCAGGGAAGGAAAAAGCGTGGCCAATGGCGTCTCCTCCCCCGTCCAAAAACACACAGTTCGCATTCGATATTTCAGACAGCCACTGTCAACATGATTCACTCCCCTGTCAGCCTGCacagaaatgaaataatgaaatccGCCTCAAGGTGGAACAAAATCCTGCTGAAGAGAATATTTTAACAGCTCAGTACCGAGCAAGCCTAGtcatggagagtgtgtgtgtgtgcataagcTGTGATGCAAATTGATTAGCAGGACAGCTATATTTCACTTATTACGAAAATGTGGTTTGTCATTTCCAGTTATCAGAACGTGTGGAAAAGTAATTACTCATGAAAAATTCTTGAGTAATGGCTTTGTGATAGAAAGCTAATTCATGGGTTCTTGCCCCAAAGAACCAGAGAATCAACAAACTCATAACCAAGCAAACAAACTATTACAAAAGTGGCTTTAGTATTTCCATCCATCAATGCTTTTCAAAAGAACTGCCACCCAAACCTAAAGAAGATTAATGATATTGATGAATGCGTTCCATTTCCCTTTTGTGTCTTCTATGGTGGTTGATGTAAATTTGTTTATAGCGGAACAaggctcctctctctctctgtaatggAATCTAGTGCTCGGATCCGTAGCGTAGGATGTCAAAGACGATGTGATAAAAATTCTAATTTCATTCTATGCGTAAGCTTCAAATTTCATCCTACATCAGagaatttaatgatttttttttttttagcaattcaATCCAAAGATGAAGAATCCCCATGATAACGTTGGTCTTGGCAGATAAGACGGAGCTGATTGTTCTGGAGATTATTCGACACAAGTCTCCTTAAATGAGTTTGCCTTTCGCCTCCCCTTAACCTTTTCGAACAACCCGAAAAGCCGTGGTGCCTTCAGACGGCACGCCACCGCAGGAGACCCTCGTACAGTTTGTCTTAGAGTAAAATCTCTTTTTAATGGGGTTTGAGGTTTAGTGCAAATGCCAGGACGTGCAGCTAAAGTGCACTTAATTGAGTTGCGTGCTGCTAATTTCTGCGCTCTGGTGCCAGTAGGGCAATTTACCAGCTGGTGATTACCCCTCATATTTCATGTCGTTGAGCGAAATTGACACTTCGGCATTCTCAGAACCATGTCAAAATGGCAAAATAACATGGAACTGACAAATATCGGATGTTGTAAACTACTAGGACTGAATGATGAGCTGTCACAGGGAATAAAAAGCCTTTATATTCCTGATGGTTCACAGCTTTTAATTTGAAGGGAATAAACCGGGTAAAACGATCTGTAAGCCAACAAATACTCACAGAACATACAAACGTTTTCACccatcatactgtatacatcacatgcattttacaaaaaaaaagatacatttGTTCCATTGTCCTGTTCttaaaatgcagtttttgcaGAATTAAACTATAGACCAGAGAGGGGTTTATTGTTTAAACAacactgccccctgctgtatACTTACAGGTATTGCACAACCATTGTCTGGCCTTTCAATACTAAGCCCAAATAACTTGCATTTAAAAAGTTTACCAAAAGACGAAATACCTTCCACTCCagatacaacaaacacacagtacaccgGTGATGCAGAAGTTCTTTCATTCAAGAGATGTGCAAGATTTGTACATCCGGTTTGAATTTTAAAGGCTAATTTGTTACGGCAGCACTGTAATTTACACACCTACTACAATTCTAAGTCTACTACTACTAAGTCTACTACAAAATCATAAGCGTTTgtaatttttcttcttctatccATTTTCTACCACGTTGAAATGAACGACTTCGCTGAGGTCTGTTCATTCTAGGTGACAGGGCCCTCTAGTGGACAAAGTGGACAGCACCACGTAAAAGTCAGCCATGTAAAGCattagcaaataaaacaaaaaaaaaatctcttattCTCCTGAAATTACTGTATTTCCAGTGCTTACCCAAACCTGGATAGCAAAGGATACTTTCTCTCTCCTGTACGATGAGACGATTCTGCTGTTCAAGCTGTTGGATCTGTTTCTCAAACGTCTCGTGTTCGTCTTTGAGCCTCTGCACAGACTCCTCTTTCTCTTCACTTACTCTGCAGGGtggacacaacagacacaacgcttagaaaagaaaataaataaataagagttaAATCAAACTGATGCTGAATGCTGGAGTCTGATTGGACAGATCGAGTCATTTTTGATACCTGCGGCTTAGACGGTGTTACAATTTGAATATTAACGTTCATGTgcatatcataaaaaaaaaaaaacactgaattgGTGATGTAGAAAATTTCCATATTATGTCTATGGAAGTGTCCTGTGACCAGAggtatttttgtcttattaccTCAATAGAAtcttaaatcattatttttattaaggaATAAAAATGGCTTTTGGTAAACAAGTGTCATAAAACAGGAATTAATCACTTTATAAATGTGCTGTTTTGTAATAACTCCATAATTAATCTCTACCTCAGCTTTctgttacatttaaaacaattttagcTTTTAATACCTTATGTTTCAGGCTGGGAACTAAAATTATGACTTTTTGACATGGGGTCAATAAAACTCACCAAACAAGCACATTAGTGAGAGAAGCCAAAACACCATTTTAGATCAAATGCTGTTTCCAGTGGTGTACAAAATATTCTCTGTTACGGCAGGCCTAGTTTGTTAATGAGCTAATTCAGAGCAAAGGACACTCCAAGATCAAGACGTTCATGAGTACGTTCAGGACCACAGGGGATTTTCTCTCATTTGGAAAAATATcacatgttaaaaaaagatgaattcGTTTTACAATTAATGCCCCATGGTAATTCAACAAAAGTGACTTCACTGATCATCACAAAAATGTGAGAGATGTATATGAGAAGCGCTTATACTTTGCCAGCTCTTCGATCAGGTTGGCGATGCGACGTTTGTCTTCCGGACAAAGGTCCTTCAACGAAGCCTTGCGTTTGACATGCAGCCTATAAGAGATGTCCTGTAAAAAGGGAAATTGATTATTAGCAGTGTGAGTTTTATTATGGGCAATCTGGGATGGTAAAAACCAACTGCTCGCACACCTGAACCTGTGACGTATCTGACACCTGAGGTGGAGTTTTGGTTTTGGATGAGAATTCTGAGATCTTCTGTAAAGACGCCTTCGCCGCTGGTAAATCGGTTATTCGGCTAAGCTTTTTCCCAGTCCTCCCTTTGATGTCTGAGAAAGGTTTCCctttgtattttctttcattaCTGGATACACATACAGACTTCAGTCCCATCTTTTGGCTCACGCCTGAAAAAGGAGCAAAAATTAAGAGttgatgaggaaaaaaattattgaggaagaaaccatgaatCTGATATCTTATtaccatgcaaaaaaaaagaaaagaaaaaaaaatgtaagaaataataCACCTcaggatgtactgttactatgattagattttttttttgtatgccacatgtacatattaatactaatataatactaattaatataagattaatgCTTCTTAATTCACAAATATTTTGCCAGTGGTTAATGTTGTATAATAATCGTCATAAAATCAATACAACAGAGACAAGTTGTAAAATTAATCTCTCCAAAgtaaattaaatgatttaaatcctcaagtattttatttttttttattattattattgtctcaCCTGGAACAAACACTAAGGACTGCTCGTCTTCTGAAGCTACCCATAGTTAAGCAAACGTTTAACAATTTCTGTATTCTTAAAGCTTCATGAACGACGTGTAAAGAGTGCAGAAAAAGTCtaaacattattgttattatttatatgattacattacaaaatattttgcgTTATTAACACTCTCAGTCAGAGTTGCTTTCATTTTTTCTAGTTGTTTACATCATATATTCCATATTTAACATCTTGTTCCTCTCGACAATGTAATTAATCAAGTATTAacatataaaatttatatttctaaaagTTCTAAGATATGTATCTGTCTTTTAATCTCCACAGCAGCAACAAACCGGTTTAATTCAACTCACTGTTTTAAACTTAGAAACAACGCCATTACATATAAACATAGTGAGCTGTGATAATAAACCGCAAACTTAAAAAAACTACACGCGAACACAAAATAtaacgtaaatgtaaacaacGCGAAAGGATACTGTCGTTAATCCAATAAATCCCAGAAGCATCTGTTTCTCCAGCAGCAACCGCCGCCATATTGAAACAAACCGCCACTTCCAGGGGAACTTAATAAGCTCCTCCTTTTCACCTTCCGTGATTGTGATTGGTTTATTTAATCAGGCTCTGGCCGGATAGGAATGTATTATTCGCTAAATAAGCCGTCAATCTTTTTTTGACCAATAGACGTTtagtatttctgtgtttttggttACTGTGTGAAATTATCAGCCTATCCTGTACTTTTCACACCTGTATTCAGACAACTAACACAAAAGAGAGTTGCTAGATATCCGGGAATGTAAGAGTCGACTCCGATTACAATTCAATACAAGAAAAGTACTTGGAGTTAGAAGAAGTTACAGTAGATATGATAAATGAAAAGCTTAAGTCACAAACAGTCGACAGAAAACAGTCAAACATGTGGTGGTACATAATGGTGTTAACAATAATGCAATGGAATGCAAGGAGTTTAATTGCCAATGgtcaagaattaaaaaaatttatcgCAAATCAAGAAAGTAGTCCGGACATTATATGTGTTCAAGAAACGTGGCTGAAACCTCAATTACATTTCTTAATTCACGGTTACATTTCAATCAGAAAAGATAGAAACGAAGGAAATGGTGGTGGGGTagcaacatttattaaacaagatACTGGGTATAGAAAAGTTGAGGTAAATGGGGAGCAAGAGGTTGTAGTGGTGGAAATATGGGAAGGTGTATATAGTATTAGAATAATTAACTTTTACAATCCATGTGACAGGTTAAGCAAGGATAAGCTAGAAAATATTGGAGGAAAAGGAAGTAATaaagtggtgtggtgtggtgatttTAATGCCCACAACACGTTATGGgggagtaaaaacacagataGTAATGGACTGATTGTAGAAGACATGCTCGATTGGGGAGGATTAGTGTGCATCAATGATGGTGGCTATACAAGAGTTGATTTGTCACAAggaaaatattcaatattagACTTAACTCTAGTCTCTGAATGTTTAGCAAGAAAATGTGATTGGAAAGTATTGAATCACAGTACAGTTGGGAGTGATCATTTCCCTATCAACAGTACGATCGGTTTAGATGTAGCGCAAATTGTGACGGAAAGAATGCCGAGGTGGAAATTTAAATCAGCCGACTGGGACAAATTTAAAGAGGTGTGCAGTAACAGAATGTCAGAAATTAGTAAGTCTATGGACGATGTAGAGGACTTCAATTTTAAGATATGTGAAGTTCTTCAAAGTACCTCTATAGAGGTAATAGGTAAGAAGAAGGCTGGTATCAGGAAGAAAGCCGTCCCATGGTGGAATGAGGAGTGTAGTGAGGCAATTAGGAAAAGGAATAAAGCGTTTAAGAAAGTTAGAAAATCATTcaattataatgaatttattcagtataaaaaaaacacaggccatAGTGAGAAGAGTAATACGGACATCTAAGAGAAATTATTGGAGGGAATTTTGCAGCAATATTGGGGAagatattgaaataaatgaagtttGGAGTATGATAAGGAAAATGGgaggaaaacaaagaaatagcaGCATTCCTGTTTTAGTATATAAAGATAAACTAGTCATATCAGACAGTGAAAAAGCAGAGGTTCTAGCAGAAACATTTACTAAAGTGCACAATAGTTCAAATCTGTCAGATGAAATGAGGAGGTATAGGAAACATATCCTGAATAAGTACCCTCGACTACTGAAAGAAAAAGGACCATCTGGATGTACTTTAGACTCAGAATTTACTCTATATGAGCTAAAGAAAGCACTTGCAGGAGTTAAACAAACTTCACCAGGAAGAGATGATATCTGTTATGAAATGGTAAAACATCTGTCAGAGTCATCATTAAGTATAATCTTAAGTCTTTTTAATAAGGTGTGGGAGTCAGGGAAGTTACCGGCTGACTGGAAGCATGGTGTTATAGTACCAATAGCAAAGCCAGGCAAAGAGCATACTCAACCAAATAATTACAGGCCCATTGCATTAACTTCAAACCTTTGCAAACTAATGGAACGTATGGTAATGAGCAGATTGGTGTATATCATCGAGAAGAATAACATGTTATCACCATATCAAAGTGGTTTTCGGAAAGGGCGAAACACTATGGactctgtgctgtgtttggaaGCTGAAATAAGAAAGGCACAAGTAAACAAAGAAGTGTTAATAGGAGTATTCTTTGGTGTTGAAAAAACTTACGACATGATGTGGAAGGAGGGActattaataaaattagaaaatattaaaatacaagGTAGAATGTATAATTGGATCAAGAACTTCCTGTTTGAAAGAACTATACATGTTAGGGTGGGGTCTGAATTGTCTCAGATATATCAAATAGAGAATGGAACACCTCAAGGAAGTGTTAGCAGTCCCATTCTGTTTAATCTAATGATTAATGATATCTTTAATCAGATAGACACGGGGATAGGAAGATCTCTGTATGCAGATGACGGTGCACTGTGGAAAAGGGGCCGCAATGTGGGGCATGTGGAAAAGTGTATGCAGAATGCTGTTAAGAAAGTAGAAAATTGAGCTAATGAATGGGGTTTCCGTTTCTCTGTAGCAAAAACTCAGGTGATCTGTTTTACAAAAAGGAATATCAATccaataatgaatattaaaatgtatgaccAGCAATTGGAGCAGGTGTTAGTAATTAGATTTCTGGGAATGTGGATGGACTCAAAATTGAATTTTAGAGCTCATATTCAGAAAATGATAGACAAAGGTAAAAAGGCGATAAATGTAATGAGGTGTTTATCAGGAGTTGAATGGGGGGCATGTCGTCAgtctcttaaaatgatttactgtGCACTGATAAGAGCAGCTATTGACTATGGCAGTATGGTGTATAGTTGTGCATCTAAAACTCACCTGTTAAAGATTGAGGCAATCCAATCACAAGCTATGCGAATATGTTGTGGAGCAATAAGAACGTCTCCAATAACAGCAGTACAAGTAGAGATGGGTGAAATGCCTCTGGAAATCCGAAGGCTCAAATTAAAGATGAGATATTGGATCACTGTAAAGGGACACTTGGATAGTCATccagttaaaaatgttttaaagaattgCTGTGAATATGAGTATAAAAGACTATCAAGCTTTGGATGGACTGCAAATGAGGAAGCACAGAATATGGGAATTAGTGCCATCAATATTGCTCCTTCTGTAGCAACTTCAGCAATTCCTCCTTGGCTTTTCCCTTTGCCAGTAGTCGACACTAAGCTAtacaaagacaaacataaagaaagaaatatgttgACAAATATAGCAGTGCAACAATTCATCGAACAGTCATATTTCAgcatattacaaatatacacagatgGCTCCAAAGATCCTGAATCTGGAAGAACAGCATCAGCAGTATATGTTCCCCAATTCAAAGTCAAAATATACAAACGCATTTCAGACCACGTATCGGTTTTTACTGCAGAGATAACAGCAATATTTCTAGCACTCCAGTGGATAGAAGAAGTACAGCCAACAAAAACAGTCATTTGTACAGATTCCCTTTCAGTTTTGAATAGCTTGCTAAGTGGAACATCAACAGCCAGACAAGATATGATCACTGAAGTGATGCAGAGTCTATTTAGAATAAGATAGTATGGAATTATGGTAAAATTCCTGTGGATACCATCACATATGGGTGTGGAAGGAAATGAGGAGGTAGACCATATGGCTAAACTGGCCTTAAAGCATGCAGAAATTGACATTAAAGTGTCAATGAGTAAAACAGAGGTAAAAGGGATAATtgcaaaagaaacaagaaagaaatggcAGAAGGAGTGGGATAGTGGAACAAAAGGTAGACACTTTCATCATGTTCAAGAGAACGTAGGGctagaaagaagaaagtttGGCAACAGGAAAGAAGATGTTTTAATGTCAAGACTGCGTCTCGGACATTGTGCATTAAATCAGGGTCTATATAAAATGGGTAAACATGAAAATGGAAATTGTGATAAGTGTGGTCAAGCAGAAACAGTAGAGCATGTACTTATAGAGTGTGATGCATATGCAGgagcaagaaataaattaattcaagcACTACGATCGTTGGGTATAAATGATTTCTCCCTTCGGGTTCTATTAGGAAACGAATCAAAACAGTTTAGGATATTCCAggaatttgttgttttcttaaaacaaacaaaactgatcaatagaatttaacatacagttgtattaataatttttattttattttattgtattttattgtattttatttaattaattaatttatttatttatttatttatttatttaattaatttatttatcttccaaaccattatgcgctccacactccagtccagtaggtggcggtaaatgcacctaaagttggtttgccatccgccaataaaaatcagaagaagaagaattcaaTACAAAttatcagggctctcaagttttgacaGGCAATCCGtgacatccccccccccccacacacacacacaaacaaaaaatataataataaaataaaataaaataatttttaaaaaaaacagtaatgggggagttgttgtgtttggtaaggatcaccgcaatttaaccaagtACAACGTATTTGTTCCATTtaattccatttattaatttgtgtgttgtgtgtgtgagagagagagagagagagagagagagagagagagagagagagattatgactggtggtgtttattgtaagtgtttgttgccatTTTTAgagtcatgattgaggacaatgtcccatccagagaaaAGGtgtttcattggttgttgtgttaaatcttacccagatagtgctattttctgattggctatatTGTGTatcccccctttttttaataAGTGTCAGCtagactaagaactgagacgcgcttgattagagacagcagtgcggactgatacattttgggcgctgcggcatattaaatatatgataaatagtcaacaaagtttttctgcttgagaaatacaatgtgtggggtagagcgtgacaaaagacccaaatgcgtgtctgtcactctcaatgcgtgacacgtGACAGCCCTGAATTATTCAgttaattatgtaaataatatacCACACCAACACAAACTTCACATGCTATTGTTTATTCAAATTTGTAcacatacaataatatataatacaaacaaaatcatttttactttGTCATTGCTGAATCAGTTCCATCCTTGGGAATCACTTCCAAGGGTCGAGTGAGTCGCAAAGCATCGGAGAATCGACTCTTTTTTGGGATCGACTCACGACCCTTTGTCTAATAGCCAATCCTAGCGCAGAAGGCGGGGTTTACTAGATTGCGGTgggtttaaaaaacaacaactcggAGGTAGGAATGGAGGATGTGAATGATGAAAAGACGTATTTCAAGTCGTTTTCGGAAAGACTTACCCTCGGAATAACCCGGGTTTTAGGTGTGTAATGATTAGGACTGTGTTAACTAAAGCTTACATGTTTCTGCTAAGCTACCTGATTTACCTCATCACATTGCATGAGCCGAAATGAGGTGTGTTATACATGAAGGATCAATGCGGAATCAATGGATGAGtatgtttatataattgttttatttatacatagaAAGTCTTCCAGGTGTGTTAGATGTGCGGTTTGTTGAGAAAGAACCTGCAGAGAAGCGCTGTCTCCTGTCATGGGAGCAAgtaagttattaaaaaaaaacaaaaccaatacAACAATAAGgaatatttttgttaataagCTGAAAATCTGTGGTTCTGTATCCTTCAGAAGAACAACTGCATTTTGCCGGAGGACCTGAAAGACTTCTACCTCACCACAGATGGCTTCACACTTACCTGGAGCTCCAAGTTGGAAAGTGAGTTCCAgtgtgttttcattcattctcattatacataatacattacattatctcatttgcAAAGGGCGAGGGGCATCATCAAAGATCCCTCTCACCCCAACCATCCCCATCATCGGGTAGACGCTATTGTTGTAAGAGCCATAACAAatagactgaaaaatagcttctttccggtggctgtttctgcactgaacagctgatctggtgttaacaatcaccactgtactgtactgcacttttcttctgtgttttgcactattttgcaccactttaaaatcatgcatccttgcaccacccaaaaactatcattacacttctgtatgtccatccatattcattctgtctagtctgtgttttatttatatatatatatatatatatatatatgatagatagatagatgtatatattcataatgacattccttttgtacagctatatctgtcataccacttcatactgtaacatatataaaaacatatattgaattttgtatttatttatttttttatattttttgctgGAATTTTCTTGTTCGTTGTTTTTGAGAATAACCGTATTTTACAGATGAGCAAGTCCCTGTTGGATGCATGTTAATCAATAGTCTAGCAAAGCTTCGTCTTCTGGTGCGGTCCAACATTTACTCCCTCCCCAGTGCGCCAACCTTAGCTGACCTTGACTTTAAGGATGAATTTGAAGGTATTGAGGAAATATACAGATGTTATATTAAACTGTATTTAccatattttattactgtactcGTTTAAGCTGTGTATCTTTAAAGCATTTTTGTTAATTATCTAGGATCAGAGCAACGAGTAGAACCGCACTTTGACTCCCGTAGTCGAATCTTTGAGCTTGATCCCTGCGGTGGAAATGGCAGAGTCTGTCTTGTTTACAAAGACTGCGCTCCAGGTGAGCATCCATCTGAAGCCCAACCTGGAGCATGTGGAACAAACAAGGCagtttaatataatgtataaatcaCTCTTTCTGTCATGTTGTATTGTTTTTGATTCTACATCCTGATGGCTGGTGTTGTCAAGATGTCGTGGCTGAGCAAAGTGAAATATGGCTCCTGGACCGGTCTCTATACTGGCACTTTCTCACATCCTCCTTTACTGCATACTACAGGCTCATGATTACACATTTAGGGCTGCCAGAGTGGCAGTACACCTTTACTCCATACGGGCCCAGTCCACAAGCCAAGGTACGTGTAATCTCCTCGTCATACCATCTCACTTCACCATCAGGCAAAATTGTTGGggacctttttgttttttaagaagTTAATTACAAAAAGATATGTCTTGTTCACATTATTTGTTTTAGAATTTAGTGTTAGATTATCTTTTTCATAAAAGTACTATACTATGTTTACTATCTGACTTGTAGCTACACCTTTCAgtgatagtaaaaaaaattaaacattaaaaaattacacattatatatattatataatgtgaaatatgtgtgtgtgtgtgtatgtgtgtgtgtgtatatgtatgtatgtatgtatatatgtatgtatatatatatatatatatatatataatattaaaatgtgtgtgtcacattataTTTATGACTTATAGTAAGGAAGCAACTCGGTGACACCCAGTTCACAATAGTTCACCAACAGTGAGGAAGTCCAGTGAGGAATTTTTCGCTGTTTGCAGTTGGACTTCCTCACAATCACCCTTCTGAAACCCACCCACCCCAGACATTCCTTACACACCCTCTTCCATGCTTATCATGCTCATTTTGCACAGTTCAACTTTCAAGTTTACATCTTGTACCAGGAcatgattctctctctctctctctctctctctgtgttctaaTACAGCAATGGGCATCTCTTTATCAACCTCTTACATTCCATGGTAACTCCGGTATGCCTTCTGAAGCATTCCTGAACAAGCTGGACCCAGACAATGCATTCCGTGGCAAAACCAAGCCTCCTGCTCCCAAAAAGAAGCAGCCCAGCCAAACACCATCAAGTGGAGGTCCTGCTAAAGGTCGGGGATCGAGGGCAGGCAAAGCGTGAAGAGACGCATGGCAAATAGAGCtagaatgttttatttgaacATACTTAAAAACTTGAGTTGAGTGCAATATTTTAGTTGTAGTGCATAAACACTGAGGTCAGACTAATGCAAAGTGTTGAAGCATCAGATTCTGTCAGTGTGAAAAATGAATGATGGAAAACATCCATTTTACTGCAGTTTCACTGCAagctgtctttctttttttgaaacTTAAATCGATTAAATTGTATATTGCATCACTGTTGATTTCT encodes:
- the tpgs2 gene encoding tubulin polyglutamylase complex subunit 2, whose protein sequence is MEDVNDEKTYFKSFSERLTLGITRVLESLPGVLDVRFVEKEPAEKRCLLSWEQKNNCILPEDLKDFYLTTDGFTLTWSSKLENEQVPVGCMLINSLAKLRLLVRSNIYSLPSAPTLADLDFKDEFEGSEQRVEPHFDSRSRIFELDPCGGNGRVCLVYKDCAPDVVAEQSEIWLLDRSLYWHFLTSSFTAYYRLMITHLGLPEWQYTFTPYGPSPQAKQWASLYQPLTFHGNSGMPSEAFLNKLDPDNAFRGKTKPPAPKKKQPSQTPSSGGPAKGRGSRAGKA